tgtcaaatattactaaaaatatatatatatatattgatatatttcacACGTCTGTTAGTATACCGCGACTTCGCAGGTACCgtagatttttccaggatgaaaagtagtctgttttaatccagagtaatatctatttccattctaaattttagcagaatcggttcagtagtgttggcgttaaagagtaacagacaACCAtaaaactttcgcgttcataatattagtaggatgtaatGTGTGCAAATCGATATTGACGCATCCGGGTGGTCAGATGGAGGTGGGGTGCGAGTGCAGGCAGTACGCGCCGCCGTTTCTCGTGCTGGACAAGCGCGAGCGGGACGCGGTGAGCGACAGCGGGCGCGCGACACCATACTGATGCTACTCTCTCATTTGTATTTTACTGACTGTGcaacataattaaatatatttaaatagtattAGAGTctctacaaacagacaaacttaaCGTTTCTATAGTTTTTGTTAACTGAGCCCACTGAATAAACAAATGAACTATGTAATTTGATATGACTGTGACTGACCGACATGAGAATTTTTAACCAGTGCTATGGTATCATAATCCTATTGTAGTAATTCTTTCACTCAAGGAAAGCTACGTTATAAGCCAACTATTATAGAACAACCTAATGAGTTGCATTATCGGCGAGCACTGACAAATGGGTCAGAAATAGCACgcaaaaaaataatagagaCCTACAAAACAATCTGCGACAGCACAAGAAATTTCCTCTAccataattgtttttatatcttAAAACAAAAGCCTCCTCTCTCTCTTATAGAAAAGTTAGATTTGACCTAAGAAGAAGTAGAATCTCgtttagaaaattattataaaatatatagagaGTAGCATTCATTATTGTGTGTGACTTGCAGCCCTGAGTGTGTTTGTGTTTCCACCACTGTCTCCCATTAATACGTTTGAGTTTTGGTGCGTTTGTCTCATAACCTGCCTGTGATTACGCTATTTATACGTGGCTAGtttcaacattaaaaaaaacattttaaattacataaaaactacaataacaaaaataatagggatgatgacagttttttaaattgtatataaattaagagtatgctaatagtaaagcaattttgtgaaagtaacagggtatctgcgatcattactttcggagctacagggatttaaagggtcagatttgcggcgctgccgcggatccctgaaaaacgccccatacaaaatggcacacacttatgacgtcgtaggcaattaatgatcgttagatttgtatgggcgtttaaacaaaattaccaatatctttgttatttgtgcgtttatgcttatagttcatatataaaaaatgtcacatttaatgtaaggaagctataactgtatgaattttcatctaattacgataaaatatttttaatagaatttgaacttttataatcttatttattttgtaaatatccagtcaatctttgctttttatgtataaattagttaacattgatcttatctacccgaatgtatcattaaaatcaataatttcaaaccttgtcatcatccccattgcaacaatttttttgaagtcaaaTTAAGTCCACTGTAAAATCTGTcagttttttaacacattgtaAGTAAGATACCAAATGCAACCAATTAATGCATTTGTTTTTATAGTGCTACTCCAGAGATTCATCAGTTCAACTCAGTAGAATCTGttgttttttttccatttagggatgttgaattaaaaaaaaaagtattttgtctACATCATCTTACTTGTACAGCTAATCGCTAAGAGTGTTTATCATTGACACTAATGTGTTTCTTTGCAAAACTAATATTCGTTGTTGCAGTGAATATTGCTAGATCCTGTTTTGAGTGTGCCTATAAATAATCTAACCCTAGCacataagttaaaaataatacacgGGAGAATGCTTGAACATGTTCTATTCCTTTTCGAGGCCTTCTTCCAGAATTATTAACATTCTTCAAGACAAAAATTCTTTAGTTCATAAGTCGTTGACAAGTCATGCCATTTCACCATAAAGTTTTATATGTGGCATCAAAAATAAAGTCTTTAGCCTTTTGCCGATAGTGTgctaactagccatggccgaagcttGCCAGCAGAGAAGACCTGAgaccaattttgaaaagttATAAAGCAAGGCTGCGCCGTATAGACATCACCATGACAGCCTATAGTTTGAAAAAAGTGTACCTacactaaattattatattcgtAACATCATACTGCGGCCCATATATATCGTGCATGAGACCACAGACCTCATCTCGTGTCATTTACGCAATGTTATCGGGAagttattacaaattatttaacaaaaaccaTTAAACCTTCaatataaaactatattatGTAATCTAGCCCAAACATCTTTTTATCTCGTCCGGCGTCAGTTTGACCAATTCCTGCGATACCTCCCACAACTTTGCGGCGGCAACTTCGTCCTCGGCCTTGTAAGACGCCCTCGCCTCTTGGCAATCCTCGAAATACTTGCCAGTCATCTGATCGCATTCGTACGATACTGCCAAATAAACGGACGTCTGGGCCCCTTCTTCGGGCGTCTTGAAAAACGAGTACAACATGAGACTTCGGATCTTTTCCAAAAATGTGGAACTCCTGTACAGAGACGTGTTCACTTGCCCTGGATTTAAAGAATTTACATCCACGCCGGTTCCGTACAACCGTCTTGCTAATTCTTTGCTgaatattacattatacaatttgCTGTTGGCATACGATTGGATGTATCCATATTTCTCACTGTTAATGTTCTCCACGGTCCCGAACTTGTGCCACGAAGATGAGACCACGACTACGCGACTCGGCGCCGCCTTTTTAAGCATCGGTATCAGTAGCACTGTCAACAAGAACGgtccataataatttatttgcaaatCTTTAAGAATGCCGTCTTCGGTTTTTTCTCTCGTCGTACAAATAGCTCCAGCATTGTTGATTAACACGTCCAATTTCGCTTCGGATTCTTCTAATGCTGCAACAAACTTTCGGACTGACTCCAGCGAGGTCAAATCTAAATGTATGAAGCGTACCCTTTTGTTGTTGGTTCTTCTTATTATTCTTCGGACAGCTTTCTCGCCTTTTTCGTTGTTTCGACAAGCTATGATCAGCTTCGCCCCCCTCCTAGCTAATTCCAAAGCTGTTTCGAAGCCAATACCACCGCTAGCACCGGTGACCACTACCACTTTGCCACTCATGACCGTGTCCGCGTAACATTTCCCTGTGGATAGTTTGTTGAATAACTTTATAGAGAAAAGCACCACCACTGTCCAGATTATTAGAAACATCCACATGTTATCagctaaatgtttttttttattttttaaaaaacaacacttcCACTTTTTCTCAAGTCTTCAGGTAAAacctgtaacaaaatactaacTTTTATTCAAGGCTTAGTGCAATTTCAATTGATGTAAAATGCTGTTTAAATTTCTAGGATGCTACGCATAACTAAGGGTCACAATCTTATAAAAATCGCACCCCCAACTGAATTCATACATTGCATTAGGACGCTAAATTGCACTTCTTACTATagtaatttttcaaaacaaaactaCAAAATGTTGAACATACCGAAAAACTATTGAATTGCCTTAATTTATTTGCACTGATAAAAATCTCGACACTTTTATATCGTCTCTACTCACGCGTAGCGTTCGGCTATTTTAATACGACTATCAGACTGTtaatattaaagattattagCTAGCTCTTTGTACCGTGGTTTTGTCCaccgatttattatttataaactctAGCCCATATATTAACATAgatgtaaatttattaaatctagTGCTCACTTTCTAATTTATGTGCGAAATTAATTATGTGTGTGATAAGTTTGGATAACTTGTTTCAATAATATGATTCCGTCTCATTAAATGAGGGTTCTGCATACGGAACTAATGGATTTATAAAAAAGGCAGTTTCCTAATACGATGCGTGATTTTTcgtgtaatataattatacttcTCAGAATACCTTGGCCTTGaattttattagtttgttttgtCAGTTTTGCCattatataccaaatctaaatCGTTTCGAAGACTTACATATAGTCAATTGATACTAACCTTTGATCATTCGCACATTAACCAGTGCATCATTTTGAAAACAACGTTGAAGTACATAACTGGGTTTAGTCTGCTTGTTAGCACTTTTGTCTGCCAATCGTGACTCGACGTGACGTTTCTCGTGAGATCCTATGAATATGAAGACAAGTAAAACGGATTTCCTTCAAGAAATTATCATAACAGTAATCTAAAATTGAAAAGTTTCCGATATTTAAGTGCACGTCCTCTGAGACCACTTTATGGATGGTCTTTGTCATCGTCTCTTACTTGGTAAGAGACgatgacgatttttttttaaatatgaccaatattcccattcccctctaactagtcgggaaagactgtgctaggagtgggtacgacaatagaccaacggggcggggatcgtacccaccccttggtgatgagtccgaccgctgtaaccgttgagctattgaggctataaatacATTGAcaagaacaaaaataataatagtcctTAAGCCCGCCTTCCCGTGTATAAGCTCTAAAtctaataaagttatttaaacgtGTAAAATTGACCTTAAATTTAGCACGGAATTTCAAATAGGATTATGATTTAACATAATCTTTATAGATAAAAACCTTGTTATCTTCCTCCGTCTAATTGATAGATAAATAATACGACAaacaaaattgtgtaaaaattttatcttttgctatattaatatattataattataggtacctacgttacattgctatacatattattttatatagtgtGTAAATCAATATTAATAGCGATTTTAAGAAATGTTGGATTTTCTTGTGTCTTAGTGGTAACTTCTAAGTTGGCTACGTCTGAGTATTTTAATGCATTTCATTTTCTGTATTGTAGAAGAGCTAGGATTGTCACGGCCATACACGATAATGAAATTTATATTCTAGAATTTTGGAGCCAAAATTTGTGTACACGGCTATGATATTAAATCTCAACACCAAGTATCTCAGTCAATATCTGCAAACCGACCGACAGTTACAGTACATTGGCTTGCTTgagtaaacagacagacagctTGTGTATAGTTTTGTTACATATTCAATCATGTTATCAATAAAGTCAACAATCTCGGTAAAAGTTATCGCATTGTTGACACAAACGCCGGTCATTTATCGCTCCTAGACGGGAATATTGGATTTGCATGCGCTGATCTATAGACTGACACGTGCTCTTTGGGTCACTTGGATGACTTGATGTCCTATACGTCGGTCTGAGCATTGATCACAAGAATATTATAGCGTTTATATAATTCCTAACACTTTaactctttatgatattagtttaTGTATACGAGTTGGATTTATAATCTTTATACATAAATGGATTATTGATGTGACATATTGTTAACTAGATGAAACTACTAAAAAGGTCAACACGAGTttataaactaaaacttaatcaAGTTCGTAAGGTATCCTTTTgtgacatcattatcattatcagcatatggACGTTCACTTCTagacatagaaaaaaaaaaacaacagttgTGGTTATTGCAGATTTgatttcagtaatttttttgCACAGAAATGGTAATTCAATTCAGTGGAGGCTTGATTTTTAGCAGTGCAAAATAACACTATTAacgattttgaatttaaaaaagtaacacACTGTATCTAGGCTAACCATTAGGtaagattgtagacaagggctaacttgtaaagaataaaaaacaccTTTCCTAGCCTGTTATAACTATTATTCTGATTATGTATATCCAAAGACCCCTTAAGAGAATCGCTGCAGTGTTTAGGCGATAGCAGAGGTTCTGCCAGAGGGTGATCCTCACACGGTTCGGAGGGACTATATTGTAGTTGTTAGCGCAGCCTTACACACAAGGTTCGGAGAAACTAAAGAAGGATTATGTTTGAAGTTGTATGGCGCAGCCTCGCACACAAGATTCGGAGAAACTAAAGAAggaaaatttttgtaattttatggcGCAGCCTCACGCACAAG
Above is a window of Bicyclus anynana chromosome 8, ilBicAnyn1.1, whole genome shotgun sequence DNA encoding:
- the LOC112045906 gene encoding retinol dehydrogenase 11-like; this encodes MWMFLIIWTVVVLFSIKLFNKLSTGKCYADTVMSGKVVVVTGASGGIGFETALELARRGAKLIIACRNNEKGEKAVRRIIRRTNNKRVRFIHLDLTSLESVRKFVAALEESEAKLDVLINNAGAICTTREKTEDGILKDLQINYYGPFLLTVLLIPMLKKAAPSRVVVVSSSWHKFGTVENINSEKYGYIQSYANSKLYNVIFSKELARRLYGTGVDVNSLNPGQVNTSLYRSSTFLEKIRSLMLYSFFKTPEEGAQTSVYLAVSYECDQMTGKYFEDCQEARASYKAEDEVAAAKLWEVSQELVKLTPDEIKRCLG